The following coding sequences are from one Sporichthya brevicatena window:
- a CDS encoding cation acetate symporter, whose protein sequence is MTGTETLTVSLFGAVVALTLYITMIASRQNTAAGDFYHGGRGFSGFQNGLAISGDYMSAASFLGISGAIALNGYDGFLYSIGFLVAWLVALLLVAELLRNTGRYTMADVLSYRMRQKPVRTAAATSTVVVSIFYLLAQMAGAGKLVALLIGADSDAAKNLTIVAVGALMIVYVTVGGMRGTTYVQIVKACLLMTGTVIVVFLTLLKFDFNISRMLAEASERDAQEKLGDGFNAAAAEVREFLYLGGGAQYGLTGTTKIDFISLALALVLGTAGLPHILIRFYTVPTAKDARTSVLWAIGIIGSFYLMTLVLGFGAAALLGRNAIIAEDASGNLASPLLAEEVGGGEGSAGGAILLALISAVAFATILAVVAGLTLASSSSFSHDLYANVIKSGNCSEQEEVKVARISAFVIGGVAIVLSLFAQDLNIAFLVALAFAVAASANLPSILLNLFWPRFNTRGATWAIYGGLIVCVGLIIFSPNVSGGPTALFKEHDWSYFPLKNPGIISIPAGFLFGILGTLTSKEPESIAKYRNFEVRALTGAGAEKAAQH, encoded by the coding sequence ACTTCTACCACGGTGGCCGCGGGTTCAGCGGCTTCCAGAACGGCCTTGCGATCTCCGGCGACTACATGTCGGCCGCGAGCTTCCTCGGCATCTCCGGCGCCATCGCCCTCAACGGGTACGACGGCTTCCTCTACTCCATCGGCTTCCTCGTCGCGTGGCTGGTCGCCCTGCTGCTCGTCGCCGAGCTGCTGCGGAACACCGGCCGCTACACGATGGCCGACGTCCTCTCCTACCGGATGCGGCAGAAGCCGGTCCGGACGGCGGCGGCCACCTCGACGGTCGTCGTGTCGATCTTCTACCTGCTCGCGCAGATGGCCGGCGCGGGCAAGCTCGTCGCCCTGCTGATCGGCGCCGATTCGGACGCGGCGAAGAACCTGACGATCGTCGCGGTCGGCGCGCTGATGATCGTCTACGTCACCGTTGGCGGCATGCGCGGCACGACGTACGTGCAGATCGTCAAGGCCTGCCTGCTCATGACCGGCACGGTCATCGTCGTCTTCCTGACGCTGCTGAAGTTCGACTTCAACATCTCGCGCATGCTGGCCGAGGCCTCGGAGCGGGACGCGCAGGAGAAGCTGGGTGACGGCTTCAACGCGGCAGCCGCCGAGGTGCGCGAGTTCCTCTACCTCGGTGGTGGTGCGCAGTACGGCCTGACCGGCACGACGAAGATCGACTTCATCTCCCTCGCGCTGGCCCTGGTGCTCGGCACCGCCGGCCTGCCGCACATCCTGATCCGCTTCTACACGGTGCCGACCGCCAAGGACGCGCGTACCTCGGTCCTGTGGGCGATCGGGATCATCGGCTCGTTCTACCTGATGACCCTGGTCCTCGGGTTCGGTGCCGCGGCGCTGCTCGGCCGCAACGCGATCATCGCGGAGGACGCCTCCGGCAACCTGGCCTCGCCACTGCTCGCCGAAGAAGTCGGTGGCGGTGAAGGCAGTGCCGGTGGCGCGATCCTGCTGGCGCTGATCTCCGCGGTCGCCTTCGCGACGATCCTCGCGGTCGTGGCCGGTCTGACCCTGGCGTCGTCGTCGTCGTTCTCGCACGACCTGTACGCCAACGTCATCAAGAGTGGCAACTGCTCCGAGCAGGAGGAGGTCAAGGTCGCCCGGATCTCGGCCTTCGTCATCGGTGGCGTGGCGATCGTGCTCAGTCTGTTCGCGCAAGACCTGAACATCGCGTTCCTCGTCGCCCTGGCCTTCGCGGTCGCGGCGTCGGCGAACCTGCCGTCGATCCTGCTGAACCTGTTCTGGCCCCGCTTCAACACCCGAGGCGCGACCTGGGCGATCTACGGCGGTCTCATCGTGTGCGTCGGCCTGATCATCTTCTCGCCGAACGTCTCCGGTGGCCCGACGGCGCTGTTCAAGGAGCACGACTGGTCGTACTTCCCGCTGAAGAACCCGGGCATCATCTCGATCCCCGCCGGCTTCCTCTTCGGCATTCTCGGCACCCTCACCTCGAAGGAGCCGGAGTCCATCGCGAAGTACCGCAACTTCGAGGTCCGCGCCCTCACCGGCGCCGGTGCCGAGAAGGCGGCTCAGCACTAG
- a CDS encoding O-methyltransferase, which yields MSPRSPLLAPEVFDYVAAHAPAPDDVLRDLAAETAAMGGISSMQISPDQGAFLGLLARLVGVRFAVEVGTFTGYSSICLARALEPGGRLLCCDVSEEYTATARRYWDRAGVTERIDLRIAPAIETLRALPAEASIDLAFIDADKQGYAGYWGEIVPRLRPGGLVLVDNTLWSGKVVDPAVTDGDTEALRAFNDAVLADERVEAVLLPVADGLTVARKL from the coding sequence ATGTCACCACGCTCTCCGCTGCTCGCTCCCGAGGTCTTCGACTACGTCGCCGCGCACGCCCCGGCACCGGACGACGTCCTGCGCGACCTCGCGGCCGAGACCGCGGCGATGGGTGGAATCTCGAGCATGCAGATCTCGCCCGACCAGGGTGCGTTCCTCGGCCTGCTCGCGCGGCTCGTCGGCGTCCGGTTCGCGGTCGAGGTCGGCACGTTCACCGGTTACTCGTCGATCTGTCTCGCCCGCGCCCTCGAACCGGGCGGTCGCCTGCTGTGCTGCGACGTCAGCGAGGAGTACACCGCGACGGCGCGGAGGTACTGGGACCGCGCGGGCGTCACGGAGCGGATCGACCTGCGCATCGCGCCGGCCATCGAGACGCTGCGCGCGCTGCCGGCCGAGGCGTCGATCGACCTCGCCTTCATCGACGCCGACAAGCAGGGCTACGCGGGCTACTGGGGCGAGATCGTGCCGCGGTTGCGGCCCGGCGGCCTCGTCCTCGTCGACAACACGTTGTGGTCGGGCAAGGTCGTCGACCCGGCGGTCACCGACGGCGACACCGAGGCGCTGCGCGCGTTCAACGACGCGGTCCTCGCCGACGAGCGGGTCGAGGCCGTGCTGCTCCCGGTGGCCGACGGCCTCACGGTGGCTCGCAAGCTCTGA
- a CDS encoding cation acetate symporter, with translation MNETYGIAAISLVAALTVVIGAFGLRISRTTSDFYVASRTVSPLWNASAIGGEYLSAASFLGVAGLILAYGADLLWLPVGFTGGYLMMLVLVAAPLRRSGAYTLPDFAELRLSSTRLRMIASVLVVGICWLYLMPQFQGAGLTLRTVTGAPRWVGEVIVAVVVVTAVAAGGMRSITFVQAFQYWLKVTAILLPAAFLFLSWHSDGSPPLTRDSQPRFAEATTVTVAEDLRIVVTQPVVPRVTGVVDGQRYIGGVAVLAPGTHTVTKGTRLDFAADAPVPVQEDLPTATDKRWSEPLTEGREHSLYATYSLIIATMLGTMGLPHILVRFYTNPDGGAARRTTLAVLALLGLFYLGPTLFGALGRIYAPDLLLTGRVDSVVLELPSRMIGGVAGDLLFALVTAGAFAAFLSTAAGLTLSAAAVLSQDVFRSGSVRTFQLSALPATLVPLGFALLAGGIPVGDAVGLAFAVAASTFCPLLVLGVWWRRLSTVGAAAGMIVGGALAGVAVLATVIGGPYDGWTGALLAQPAALTVPIAFVVMIVVSLLTPSHVPSNVHRIMVRLHVPEGLGQERSDFRR, from the coding sequence GTGAACGAGACGTACGGCATCGCAGCGATCTCGCTCGTCGCCGCGCTCACCGTCGTCATCGGTGCGTTCGGGCTCCGGATCTCCCGCACCACGTCGGACTTCTACGTCGCGTCCCGCACGGTCTCCCCGCTGTGGAACGCCTCCGCGATCGGCGGTGAGTACCTGTCCGCGGCGTCGTTCCTCGGCGTCGCCGGGTTGATCCTCGCCTACGGGGCCGACCTGCTCTGGTTGCCGGTCGGGTTCACCGGCGGGTACCTGATGATGCTGGTGCTCGTCGCGGCACCGCTGCGCCGCTCCGGGGCGTACACGCTCCCCGACTTCGCGGAGCTGCGGCTGAGCTCGACCCGCCTGCGGATGATCGCCAGCGTGCTCGTCGTCGGCATCTGCTGGCTCTACCTGATGCCGCAGTTCCAGGGCGCGGGCCTGACCCTGCGGACGGTCACCGGCGCACCGCGTTGGGTCGGCGAGGTCATCGTCGCGGTCGTCGTCGTCACCGCGGTCGCCGCCGGCGGCATGCGCTCGATCACCTTCGTCCAGGCGTTCCAGTACTGGCTGAAGGTGACGGCGATCCTGCTGCCCGCCGCCTTCCTGTTCCTGTCCTGGCACTCCGACGGCTCCCCGCCGCTGACCCGCGACTCGCAGCCGCGCTTCGCCGAGGCCACCACGGTCACCGTGGCGGAGGACCTGCGCATCGTCGTCACCCAGCCGGTCGTCCCGCGGGTGACCGGGGTCGTCGACGGTCAGCGCTACATCGGCGGCGTCGCCGTCCTCGCCCCGGGCACGCACACCGTCACGAAGGGCACGCGGCTGGACTTCGCGGCCGACGCCCCGGTGCCGGTGCAGGAGGACCTGCCCACCGCCACCGACAAGCGCTGGTCCGAACCGCTGACCGAGGGGCGGGAGCACTCGCTCTACGCGACCTACTCCCTGATCATCGCCACGATGCTCGGCACGATGGGGTTGCCGCACATCCTCGTGCGCTTCTACACGAACCCCGACGGCGGCGCCGCGCGACGCACGACGCTCGCGGTCCTGGCGCTGCTCGGGCTGTTCTACCTGGGCCCGACGCTGTTCGGGGCGCTCGGCCGGATCTACGCTCCCGACCTGCTGCTGACCGGACGGGTGGACTCCGTCGTCCTCGAGCTGCCCTCACGCATGATCGGCGGGGTCGCGGGCGACCTGTTGTTCGCGCTCGTCACCGCGGGCGCGTTCGCCGCGTTCCTGTCCACCGCCGCCGGCCTGACCCTGTCCGCGGCCGCCGTGCTGTCCCAGGACGTGTTCCGCAGCGGTTCCGTGCGCACCTTCCAGCTCTCCGCACTCCCCGCCACCCTGGTGCCGCTGGGCTTCGCCCTGCTCGCCGGCGGCATCCCGGTCGGCGACGCGGTCGGCCTGGCGTTCGCCGTCGCCGCCTCGACGTTCTGCCCGCTGCTCGTCCTCGGGGTGTGGTGGCGCCGGCTGTCCACCGTCGGCGCGGCCGCCGGGATGATCGTCGGCGGCGCCCTCGCCGGCGTCGCGGTGCTCGCGACCGTCATCGGCGGCCCGTACGACGGCTGGACCGGCGCCCTGCTCGCTCAGCCGGCCGCGCTCACGGTCCCGATCGCGTTCGTCGTGATGATCGTGGTCTCGCTCCTGACCCCGAGTCATGTCCCGTCGAACGTGCACCGCATCATGGTCCGCCTGCACGTGCCGGAGGGCCTGGGCCAGGAGCGCAGCGACTTCCGCCGCTGA
- a CDS encoding helix-turn-helix domain-containing protein: MEDTVRGREETPPHASARTGTSDAGHPILGLIRSIAAERPELLGGPVATLRRMDSAGRSDYIRSLRAFFDHAGDVPKAAEALLLHPNTLRYRLRRMQELTGLDLKDPTDRLVAELQLHILEHADQPPVSPPPPAPPGPADRG; the protein is encoded by the coding sequence ATGGAAGACACCGTGCGGGGGCGTGAGGAGACGCCCCCGCACGCCTCGGCCCGTACCGGCACCTCCGACGCCGGCCACCCGATCCTCGGACTGATCCGATCGATCGCGGCCGAACGTCCGGAGCTGCTGGGTGGCCCGGTCGCCACACTGCGTCGGATGGACTCGGCAGGGCGGTCGGACTACATCCGCTCCCTGCGTGCGTTCTTCGACCACGCCGGTGACGTGCCCAAGGCCGCCGAGGCGTTGCTGCTGCATCCGAACACCCTCCGCTACCGGCTGCGGAGGATGCAGGAACTGACCGGTCTGGACCTCAAGGACCCGACCGACCGGCTCGTCGCCGAGCTGCAGCTCCACATCCTCGAGCACGCCGACCAACCCCCCGTGTCGCCACCGCCCCCGGCCCCACCCGGACCTGCCGACCGCGGATAG
- the acs gene encoding acetate--CoA ligase, giving the protein MSENRRFEPPAEFAAAANAQADLYDHAAKDRLAFWAEQADALSWEQKWDTVLDWSGAPVAKWFVGGKLNVAYNCVDRHVEAGHGSQVAFHWEGEPGDTRTITYSDLQREVSKAANALIALGVKTGDRVCIYMPMIPETVVAMLACARIGAPHSVVFGGFSADALASRVQDADARVIITADGGYRRGAPAVLKPAVDEAVAKCPDVRNVLVVRRTGQDVAWTEGRDVWWHDVVDSASDQHTPEAFDSEHPLYLLYTSGTTGKPKGILHTTGGYLTQCAYTHKYVFDIKPESDVYWCTADVGWVTGHSYIVYGPLANRATSVMYEGTPDTPHQGRWWEVAEKYGVTILYTAPTAIRTFMKWGDDIPAKFDLSKIRLLGSVGENINPEAWIWYRRVIGGDKAPIVDTWWQTETGAIMISPLPGVTATKPGSAMRPLPGIGADVVDDNAKPVPNGHGGYMVLTEPWPSMLRGIWGDPERFKETYWSRFEGLYFAGDGAKKDDDGDVWLLGRVDDVMNVSGHRISTTEVESALVSHEKVAEAAVVGATDATTGQGIVAFVILRSSAGDGGADVVAELRAHVAKEIGPIAKPRQIMVVPELPKTRSGKIMRRLLRDVAENRDIGDVTTLADSSVMNLISEKLPSAASED; this is encoded by the coding sequence ATGTCCGAGAACCGGCGCTTCGAGCCGCCGGCCGAGTTCGCGGCGGCGGCGAACGCCCAGGCCGACCTGTACGACCACGCGGCCAAGGACCGGCTCGCGTTCTGGGCCGAACAGGCCGACGCCCTGTCCTGGGAGCAGAAGTGGGACACGGTCCTCGACTGGTCCGGCGCCCCGGTCGCGAAGTGGTTCGTCGGGGGCAAGCTCAACGTCGCCTACAACTGCGTGGACCGGCACGTCGAGGCCGGCCACGGCTCGCAGGTCGCCTTCCACTGGGAGGGCGAGCCCGGCGACACCCGCACCATCACCTACTCCGACCTCCAACGTGAGGTCAGCAAGGCTGCGAACGCGCTGATCGCGCTGGGTGTGAAGACCGGCGACCGCGTCTGCATCTACATGCCGATGATCCCGGAGACGGTCGTCGCGATGCTCGCCTGCGCGCGCATCGGCGCCCCGCACTCGGTGGTCTTCGGCGGCTTCTCCGCGGACGCCCTCGCGTCCCGCGTCCAGGACGCCGACGCGCGGGTGATCATCACCGCGGACGGTGGCTACCGGCGCGGGGCCCCGGCCGTGCTGAAGCCGGCCGTGGACGAGGCGGTCGCGAAGTGCCCCGACGTCCGCAACGTCCTCGTGGTCCGGCGGACCGGCCAGGACGTCGCCTGGACCGAGGGTCGCGACGTGTGGTGGCACGACGTCGTCGACAGCGCGTCGGACCAGCACACGCCGGAGGCGTTCGACTCCGAGCACCCGCTGTACCTGCTCTACACGTCCGGCACGACGGGGAAGCCGAAGGGCATCCTCCACACGACGGGCGGCTATCTGACGCAGTGTGCGTACACGCACAAGTACGTCTTCGACATCAAGCCGGAGAGCGACGTCTACTGGTGCACCGCCGACGTCGGCTGGGTGACCGGACACTCCTACATCGTCTACGGGCCGCTCGCGAACCGGGCGACCTCGGTGATGTACGAGGGCACCCCGGACACCCCGCACCAGGGCCGGTGGTGGGAGGTCGCCGAGAAGTACGGGGTCACGATCCTCTACACCGCGCCCACCGCGATCCGGACGTTCATGAAGTGGGGCGACGACATCCCCGCGAAGTTCGACCTGTCGAAGATCCGCCTGCTCGGCTCGGTCGGCGAGAACATCAACCCCGAGGCCTGGATCTGGTACCGCCGCGTCATCGGTGGCGACAAGGCCCCGATCGTCGACACGTGGTGGCAGACCGAGACCGGGGCGATCATGATCAGCCCGCTCCCGGGCGTCACCGCGACGAAGCCGGGTTCGGCCATGCGGCCGCTGCCGGGCATCGGCGCCGACGTCGTCGACGACAACGCCAAGCCGGTCCCCAACGGGCACGGCGGCTACATGGTTCTCACCGAGCCGTGGCCGTCGATGCTGCGCGGCATCTGGGGTGACCCGGAGCGCTTCAAGGAGACGTACTGGTCGCGCTTCGAGGGCCTGTACTTCGCCGGTGACGGCGCGAAGAAGGACGACGACGGTGACGTCTGGCTCCTCGGCCGCGTCGACGACGTCATGAACGTCTCCGGCCACCGCATCTCGACCACCGAGGTCGAGTCGGCCCTGGTCTCCCACGAGAAGGTCGCGGAGGCCGCCGTCGTCGGTGCCACCGACGCCACCACCGGTCAGGGCATCGTCGCCTTCGTCATCCTGCGCAGCAGCGCCGGTGACGGCGGCGCGGACGTGGTCGCCGAGCTCCGGGCCCACGTGGCCAAGGAGATCGGGCCGATCGCGAAGCCGCGGCAGATCATGGTCGTTCCCGAGCTGCCGAAGACGCGGTCCGGAAAGATCATGCGCCGCCTGCTGCGCGACGTGGCCGAGAACCGGGACATCGGCGACGTGACGACCCTCGCCGACTCGTCCGTCATGAATCTGATCTCCGAGAAGCTGCCCAGCGCGGCGAGTGAGGACTGA